A region of Beijerinckia sp. 28-YEA-48 DNA encodes the following proteins:
- a CDS encoding ABC transporter substrate-binding protein, translated as MLNDRSKFSRRTVLAGTAVGTAVLASPSILRAQAQTLKIAVLLPRSGYLAQAGQSCHRGALVSAPVLADLGYKVELVHIDIESNPDVARTQAERAINDGAHCIVGAFDSAGTLAIAQVCEQRQVPLVVNIAAAPQLTEQGYKFLVRNFPTGQMLVTGGLQQIKALIDVTKVAPKTAVFLHANDTFGMAQRQGMDKLFPAANMPFKLVESIAYDPKAQDLSVEVTKMRSLNPDILLVVTRAADAIKLVRDVVRQKFQPMAILSPGSPGLYDEEFFKALGPLADYHAYALPWANPKSKSTQALEAAFKKMQPDFRFPIECFNVGFTFDALLTAADAFKRAGTTNGVELMKALKATNLADHAMIGPPITFDEKGQNTNIPAAVVQNRGRVPTVVLPADVATMTPVLPEPPWQGRT; from the coding sequence ATGTTGAATGACCGATCAAAGTTCAGCCGCCGCACCGTTTTGGCGGGCACCGCCGTCGGTACCGCGGTGCTGGCTTCCCCATCGATCCTGCGGGCGCAGGCGCAAACCCTGAAAATCGCCGTTCTGCTGCCCCGATCGGGTTATCTCGCCCAGGCCGGCCAGAGCTGCCACCGCGGCGCCCTGGTCTCGGCCCCGGTCCTGGCCGACCTCGGCTATAAGGTCGAACTGGTTCACATCGACATCGAGTCCAATCCCGATGTGGCACGCACCCAGGCGGAACGCGCCATCAACGATGGCGCCCATTGCATTGTCGGCGCCTTCGACTCGGCCGGAACCCTGGCCATCGCGCAGGTGTGCGAACAGCGTCAGGTGCCGCTCGTCGTCAACATCGCTGCCGCGCCGCAACTGACCGAACAGGGCTATAAATTCCTGGTGCGCAACTTCCCCACCGGGCAGATGCTGGTCACCGGCGGCCTGCAGCAGATCAAGGCGCTGATCGACGTCACCAAAGTCGCGCCGAAAACGGCGGTCTTCCTGCACGCCAACGACACCTTCGGCATGGCGCAGCGACAGGGCATGGACAAGCTGTTCCCGGCCGCCAACATGCCGTTCAAACTGGTCGAATCGATCGCCTACGATCCCAAGGCGCAGGACCTCTCAGTCGAAGTCACCAAGATGCGTAGTCTCAACCCGGATATTCTTCTGGTAGTGACCCGCGCCGCCGATGCGATCAAACTGGTGCGCGATGTTGTGCGGCAGAAATTCCAGCCGATGGCCATTCTCTCGCCCGGGTCGCCCGGTCTCTATGACGAAGAGTTTTTCAAGGCGCTGGGGCCGCTGGCCGACTACCACGCCTATGCTTTGCCTTGGGCCAACCCCAAGTCGAAGTCGACCCAGGCGCTGGAAGCCGCCTTCAAGAAAATGCAGCCCGATTTCCGCTTCCCCATCGAATGTTTCAACGTCGGCTTCACCTTCGACGCACTGCTCACCGCCGCCGATGCGTTTAAACGCGCTGGCACGACCAATGGCGTTGAACTGATGAAAGCGTTGAAGGCCACCAACCTGGCCGATCACGCCATGATTGGACCGCCGATCACCTTCGACGAGAAAGGCCAGAACACCAATATCCCGGCCGCTGTCGTGCAAAACCGCGGGCGCGTGCCAACCGTCGTCCTGCCGGCCGACGTGGCGACCATGACGCCGGTTCTCCCCGAGCCGCCGTGGCAGGGGCGCACCTGA
- a CDS encoding thiazole synthase: MTAWKSSAPLREVDMEDVLTIAGVALSSRLFIGTAGYPNQRIMVDAIAASGADLVTLSVRRISLSGHGSDTARLLAGRRFLPNTAGCETARDAILTAQLAREALGTNWIKVEVIGDRETLYPDVGELLEATRQLVDDGFVVLPYCNDDPVICARLADLGAAAVMPMGSLIGSGMGVANPANLELICARSPVPVIVDAGIGTASDAVIAMECGASGVLLNTAVAKADDPVRMAHAMRHAVEAGWNARQAGRIARRGRAEPSSPQLGLVGS; the protein is encoded by the coding sequence ATGACCGCGTGGAAATCATCCGCGCCTTTGCGGGAGGTTGATATGGAAGATGTTCTAACGATTGCCGGCGTGGCTTTGTCCTCGCGGCTGTTCATCGGCACTGCCGGCTATCCCAATCAGCGCATCATGGTGGATGCGATCGCGGCGAGTGGCGCCGATCTTGTCACGCTGTCGGTGCGTCGCATCTCCTTGAGTGGTCATGGATCGGATACGGCACGCTTGCTTGCCGGCCGCCGTTTCCTACCCAATACGGCCGGCTGCGAAACAGCGCGCGATGCCATTCTCACCGCACAACTGGCGCGTGAAGCGCTTGGCACCAACTGGATCAAGGTTGAAGTGATCGGCGATCGTGAGACGCTCTATCCCGATGTTGGCGAGCTGCTGGAAGCAACGCGTCAGTTGGTCGATGATGGCTTCGTCGTGCTGCCCTATTGCAACGACGATCCGGTGATTTGCGCCCGTCTTGCCGATCTGGGTGCCGCCGCTGTCATGCCTATGGGCTCGCTCATCGGTTCCGGCATGGGGGTCGCCAATCCGGCCAATCTCGAACTGATCTGCGCTCGTTCGCCTGTTCCCGTCATCGTTGATGCCGGCATCGGCACGGCGTCCGACGCGGTCATCGCCATGGAGTGTGGCGCCAGCGGCGTTTTGCTCAACACGGCGGTGGCGAAGGCCGACGATCCGGTGCGCATGGCTCATGCCATGCGCCACGCGGTGGAGGCGGGCTGGAACGCCCGGCAGGCGGGCCGCATCGCGCGGCGTGGCCGGGCGGAGCCGTCGAGCCCGCAGCTCGGATTGGTGGGCTCGTGA
- a CDS encoding biotin transporter BioY — protein sequence MHDIGVRPVESRAVWSFPLTVVAGAAVMTLAAKVQVPFWPVPMTLHTLAVMGFAVAFAPRRAVAIFLAYLAAGAAGLPVFAGSPERGIGLAYLAGPTGGYLAGYLLASGLVGRLASGKGTLGRFAAMLAGLAVVYALGVAWLAVYVPAGQLFAVGVAPFLLGDLVKIALVAAGCSLLPALFARLRDKRS from the coding sequence ATGCATGACATTGGTGTGCGGCCGGTCGAAAGCCGCGCCGTCTGGTCTTTCCCTCTCACCGTGGTCGCTGGTGCGGCCGTCATGACCTTGGCTGCCAAGGTGCAGGTTCCGTTCTGGCCGGTGCCGATGACCCTGCACACCTTGGCGGTGATGGGCTTCGCGGTCGCCTTCGCGCCGCGCCGCGCCGTCGCGATTTTCCTGGCCTATCTGGCGGCGGGTGCCGCCGGCCTGCCGGTCTTTGCAGGCTCGCCGGAACGTGGCATCGGGCTCGCCTATCTGGCAGGTCCCACCGGCGGCTATCTCGCCGGCTATCTCTTGGCGTCTGGCCTTGTCGGCCGGCTCGCCTCCGGCAAAGGCACGCTGGGTCGTTTCGCGGCCATGCTCGCCGGGCTGGCGGTGGTCTATGCCCTTGGCGTCGCCTGGCTCGCGGTCTATGTGCCCGCCGGTCAACTGTTCGCCGTCGGTGTCGCGCCGTTTCTACTCGGCGATCTCGTCAAGATTGCTCTTGTCGCTGCTGGCTGCAGTCTGTTGCCGGCTCTCTTCGCGCGCTTGCGGGATAAACGTTCATGA
- a CDS encoding ABC transporter ATP-binding protein, which yields MTGLLSVTHVTKRFRGLTAVSEVSFDVEPGEIFAVIGPNGAGKTTLFNMIAGAMTPDSGSIHFDGQPIDGRRADEIARRGIGRTFQLVKPFPALTVEDNVVIGALLHAKTIGEARTVARDILEQLDLATKRMQTASSLTLPDRKRLEVARALATKPKLLLLDEVMAGLRPMETDRIVSILRDLNRTGLTILLIEHVMRAVTALASRILVLQHGAVIAQGAPDTVLRERAVIESYLGVEDL from the coding sequence ATGACCGGCTTGCTCTCTGTTACCCATGTCACCAAACGCTTTCGCGGCCTGACTGCGGTAAGCGAAGTGAGCTTCGACGTAGAACCCGGCGAAATCTTCGCGGTGATCGGACCCAATGGTGCCGGCAAGACCACGCTCTTCAACATGATCGCTGGTGCCATGACGCCGGACAGCGGGTCGATCCATTTCGATGGCCAGCCAATCGATGGCCGGCGCGCCGACGAGATCGCCCGGCGCGGCATCGGCCGCACGTTCCAACTGGTGAAGCCGTTTCCCGCCCTCACCGTTGAGGACAATGTGGTGATCGGCGCTTTGCTGCATGCCAAAACGATCGGCGAAGCGCGCACCGTGGCGCGGGACATCCTGGAACAGCTCGATCTCGCCACCAAACGCATGCAAACCGCTTCGAGCCTGACTTTACCCGACCGCAAGCGCCTGGAAGTCGCCCGCGCCTTGGCGACGAAACCCAAACTTCTGCTGCTCGATGAAGTGATGGCCGGCCTGCGGCCGATGGAAACCGACCGCATCGTCTCCATCCTGCGCGATCTCAATCGCACCGGCCTCACCATTTTGCTGATCGAGCATGTGATGCGCGCCGTCACCGCACTCGCCTCGCGCATTCTCGTCCTCCAGCACGGCGCGGTGATCGCGCAGGGCGCGCCTGACACCGTTTTGCGCGAACGCGCGGTGATCGAGTCCTATCTCGGCGTGGAGGACCTGTGA
- the thiO gene encoding glycine oxidase ThiO produces the protein MRGPPTTTLRRFRQNVQDENTPAAQDVPRSTDIAIIGGGLIGLSIGWRLARRGLDVTLFERGSIGQGASLAATGMLAAAAELEPGGETHLALALESQRLWPDFARALENEGGVDIDYRADGVLLVALGREEVDRLRMRYDLQQRAGLETQWLNGPQCRSLEPGLKPSVTAGILCPADHQVDPPRVMAALRQAYLAQGGQLVEHCEAHLELAGGKAVGVATQYGVCPSRIVIAAEGAWTKLAGLDIPVRPLKGQSLALRPASGPAPLSRMVWTEQIHFAPKSDGTLIVGATMEECGFDDSVTAGGVYALLEGARRALPAVEEMPLEAVWSGFRPTSIDDAPILGDTGISGLLVATGHHRNGYLLAPVTAVAIEQCVIDTHITGPAAEFGPSRFAPVGARS, from the coding sequence ATGCGAGGCCCACCCACCACCACCCTACGGCGTTTTCGTCAGAACGTCCAAGATGAGAACACGCCTGCGGCGCAGGATGTGCCGAGGTCGACTGACATTGCCATTATTGGTGGTGGTCTGATCGGCCTGTCGATTGGCTGGCGCCTGGCGCGCCGTGGTCTCGACGTTACGTTGTTCGAACGCGGCAGCATCGGGCAGGGCGCGAGCCTTGCCGCCACCGGCATGCTGGCCGCCGCCGCCGAACTTGAACCCGGCGGCGAGACGCATCTGGCCTTGGCCCTGGAAAGCCAGCGGCTGTGGCCCGACTTTGCACGCGCGCTTGAAAACGAAGGCGGCGTTGATATCGACTATCGCGCCGATGGCGTTCTGCTGGTGGCGCTTGGCCGCGAGGAGGTCGATCGTCTGCGCATGCGCTACGATCTGCAACAACGCGCCGGCCTTGAGACGCAGTGGCTCAATGGCCCGCAATGCCGGAGCCTGGAGCCGGGCCTCAAACCTTCCGTCACCGCCGGCATTCTCTGTCCCGCTGATCATCAAGTCGATCCGCCACGCGTTATGGCGGCGCTGCGCCAAGCCTATCTGGCGCAGGGCGGCCAGCTTGTTGAGCATTGTGAGGCGCACCTGGAGTTGGCGGGCGGCAAAGCCGTTGGTGTGGCGACGCAGTATGGCGTGTGCCCCTCTCGCATTGTCATCGCGGCCGAGGGCGCTTGGACAAAGCTCGCGGGCCTCGACATTCCCGTGCGGCCGCTGAAGGGGCAATCATTGGCGTTGCGTCCTGCGTCAGGCCCAGCACCGCTGTCGCGCATGGTCTGGACCGAGCAGATTCATTTTGCGCCCAAGAGCGATGGGACTTTGATCGTCGGCGCCACGATGGAGGAATGCGGCTTCGACGACAGCGTCACCGCCGGCGGTGTCTACGCTTTGCTCGAAGGGGCGCGGCGCGCACTTCCTGCTGTCGAAGAAATGCCGTTGGAGGCCGTATGGTCCGGCTTCCGCCCGACTTCAATCGACGATGCGCCAATCCTCGGCGATACCGGCATCTCGGGCCTGCTCGTTGCCACGGGCCATCACCGCAACGGCTATCTGCTGGCGCCCGTCACAGCGGTCGCGATCGAACAGTGTGTCATCGACACTCACATCACTGGGCCAGCCGCTGAGTTCGGCCCGTCCCGTTTCGCACCCGTGGGAGCCCGCTCATGA
- a CDS encoding thiamine phosphate synthase, protein MSFANRLPDQLLVVTDRHQASRDLPDVISALLAGGARWIWFRDRDLAAAERRALALRLYELTQVAGAMLTIGGDIGLAAEVGAQAVHLSPTDDVPAARALLGADVLVGISAHNEADIQAALAAGADYVTLSPIFPTASKPGYGPALGPGMLRRASALGLPILALGGITTDRASACQAAGAAGVAVMGEAMRADDPAALVRSFRAHVS, encoded by the coding sequence GTGAGTTTTGCGAACAGATTGCCGGACCAATTGCTGGTCGTTACCGACCGGCATCAGGCGTCACGAGATTTGCCGGATGTGATCTCGGCGCTCCTTGCTGGCGGTGCGCGCTGGATCTGGTTTCGTGATCGCGATCTTGCCGCAGCGGAACGCCGCGCCTTGGCGTTGCGTCTGTATGAATTGACGCAAGTCGCAGGGGCCATGCTGACCATTGGCGGCGATATTGGGCTCGCCGCCGAGGTGGGCGCGCAAGCGGTGCATCTGTCGCCTACTGACGACGTGCCTGCGGCTCGCGCGCTGCTTGGCGCTGATGTGCTGGTTGGCATCTCGGCCCACAACGAGGCCGATATTCAGGCAGCGCTCGCGGCCGGTGCCGACTATGTCACCTTGAGCCCGATTTTCCCTACTGCCAGCAAGCCGGGCTACGGCCCGGCTTTGGGTCCGGGGATGCTACGGCGGGCCAGCGCGCTCGGCCTGCCGATCCTGGCGCTTGGCGGTATCACCACGGATCGCGCTTCCGCCTGTCAGGCAGCGGGGGCCGCTGGCGTTGCGGTGATGGGCGAGGCGATGCGCGCCGATGATCCCGCAGCACTCGTTCGCAGCTTCCGCGCGCATGTGTCTTAA
- a CDS encoding glutathione S-transferase family protein, which translates to MTKYLLVSFKTCPWVQRAAIVLREKKAEFEFTHIDQNNRPDWFLAISPHKKVPVLRIDDKVSLFESNAIAEYLDETIAPRLHPDDPVVRALNRAWTDYLPTFASAVTSLAYAASEADYTQNVRDLSVPFQRLDDALGNQGDGPFFNGVRYSLVDAAYAPFLQRYFFLDRIKPIGVIEKFPRLQAWGQALVARPSTHSFPAAEFEATYRSVLKQRQKWLAQFIAPDAVAAA; encoded by the coding sequence ATGACGAAATATCTTCTGGTCAGCTTCAAGACATGCCCATGGGTGCAGCGGGCGGCGATCGTCTTGCGCGAGAAGAAGGCCGAATTCGAATTCACCCATATCGATCAGAACAATCGACCCGATTGGTTCCTGGCCATTTCTCCGCACAAAAAAGTGCCGGTGCTGCGTATCGACGATAAGGTGTCGCTGTTTGAATCCAACGCGATCGCCGAATATCTCGACGAGACGATCGCGCCGCGCTTGCACCCCGACGATCCCGTGGTGCGCGCGCTCAATCGTGCCTGGACAGATTATCTGCCGACCTTCGCCAGCGCCGTGACCAGCCTCGCCTATGCCGCGAGCGAGGCGGACTACACCCAAAACGTCCGCGATCTTTCGGTGCCGTTCCAGCGGCTGGACGATGCGCTTGGCAATCAGGGAGATGGGCCCTTCTTCAACGGTGTGCGCTATTCCTTGGTCGATGCGGCCTATGCGCCGTTTCTGCAGCGATATTTTTTCCTCGATCGGATCAAGCCGATCGGCGTCATCGAAAAGTTCCCGCGTCTGCAGGCCTGGGGCCAGGCGCTCGTCGCGCGCCCGTCGACGCATTCTTTTCCGGCGGCGGAATTCGAGGCTACGTACCGGTCTGTCTTGAAGCAGCGGCAGAAATGGCTGGCGCAATTCATTGCGCCAGATGCGGTCGCGGCGGCTTGA
- the thiS gene encoding sulfur carrier protein ThiS, whose translation MKLIVNGQSRDSAAQTLDALWHEETAELDLPGPKGFAIALNGKVVRQADWAKTPLSNDDRVEIIRAFAGG comes from the coding sequence ATGAAGCTGATCGTTAATGGCCAGAGCCGCGACAGCGCTGCCCAAACACTCGATGCGCTCTGGCACGAGGAGACCGCCGAACTCGATCTGCCAGGGCCGAAGGGCTTTGCCATCGCACTGAACGGCAAGGTGGTGCGGCAGGCCGATTGGGCCAAGACGCCTTTGTCCAATGATGACCGCGTGGAAATCATCCGCGCCTTTGCGGGAGGTTGA
- the bioB gene encoding biotin synthase BioB, which yields MSAADETIRHDWTVDDIVALHDLPLLELVGRANAVHRQHHDPNKVQRASLLSIKTGGCPEDCGYCSQSAHHREVKLTRDKLMNPQQVIALATTAKAAGADRFCMGAAWRQVRDGKEFDAVIDMVKGVRALGMEACVTLGMLQPHQAERLADAGLTAYNHNLDTSPEFYGKIVSTRTYQDRLDTLATVRSFGIDLCCGGIIGMGETIRDRASMLHVLAQMDPHPESVPINALVAVAGTPLAHRSRIDPLELVRMVATARIVMPTSTVRLSAGRSHLNREAQILCLIAGANSLFYGDTLLTTPNADLGEDADLFAAIAEPESVPAA from the coding sequence ATGAGTGCCGCGGATGAAACGATCCGGCACGATTGGACGGTTGACGACATCGTCGCGCTGCATGACCTGCCGCTGCTGGAATTGGTAGGCCGCGCCAATGCTGTACATCGCCAGCATCACGATCCCAACAAAGTGCAACGGGCGAGCCTGTTGTCGATCAAGACCGGGGGATGTCCGGAAGATTGCGGCTATTGCTCGCAATCGGCGCATCACCGCGAGGTGAAGCTGACGCGCGACAAGCTGATGAACCCGCAACAGGTGATCGCGCTGGCGACGACAGCGAAAGCGGCGGGCGCGGATCGCTTCTGCATGGGCGCAGCGTGGCGTCAGGTCCGCGATGGCAAGGAGTTCGATGCGGTCATCGACATGGTCAAAGGCGTGCGCGCGCTCGGCATGGAAGCTTGCGTGACGCTGGGCATGTTGCAGCCGCATCAGGCCGAGCGCCTCGCTGACGCCGGGCTCACCGCCTACAATCACAATCTCGATACGAGCCCAGAATTCTACGGAAAGATCGTGTCGACGCGCACCTATCAGGATCGTCTCGACACGCTGGCGACCGTGCGTTCCTTCGGTATCGATCTGTGTTGCGGCGGTATCATCGGCATGGGGGAGACGATCCGCGATCGCGCTTCGATGCTGCACGTGTTGGCGCAAATGGATCCACATCCCGAGAGCGTGCCGATCAATGCGCTGGTGGCTGTCGCGGGAACGCCGCTGGCACACCGCTCGCGCATCGATCCGCTCGAACTGGTGCGCATGGTGGCGACGGCTAGGATTGTGATGCCGACATCGACGGTGCGGCTGTCCGCCGGTCGTTCACATCTCAACCGTGAAGCACAGATTCTCTGCTTGATCGCCGGCGCGAATTCGCTGTTCTACGGTGACACGCTGCTGACGACACCGAATGCTGATCTTGGCGAAGACGCGGATCTGTTCGCGGCGATCGCAGAGCCGGAAAGTGTCCCCGCTGCTTGA
- a CDS encoding branched-chain amino acid ABC transporter permease produces MTAITLNIIVQGLLTGLVYGLMALGLSVIFGVMRVVNFAHGEFAVVAMYAAFVMFEMLHLDPLISLLPIAVAFFVLGYVLQRTLINPFIGRAEHEQFILLVGLATVVVNGLLIAFGPDARPVNLSYSFDSYELGPLILDKVRVLAACAALAVSALLFLFFRYTRTGTAIRACADNLTGAAVVGLNVKQLYAVTFGVGFVCIGAAGALMETIADASPSLGPSYTLMAFVIVIIGGLGSMAGALVGGVLIGVSEALAGFFIQPSMKSMFSFGLLILVLILRPQGLMGRRL; encoded by the coding sequence ATGACGGCCATCACCTTGAATATCATCGTTCAAGGCCTGCTGACCGGTCTCGTCTATGGTTTGATGGCGCTTGGCCTGTCGGTGATCTTCGGCGTCATGCGCGTCGTCAATTTCGCCCATGGCGAATTCGCCGTGGTGGCGATGTATGCCGCCTTCGTCATGTTCGAAATGCTCCATCTCGATCCGTTGATCTCACTTCTGCCAATCGCCGTGGCTTTTTTTGTCCTCGGCTATGTGTTGCAGCGAACTTTGATCAATCCGTTCATTGGCCGCGCCGAACACGAGCAATTCATCCTTCTCGTCGGACTGGCGACGGTAGTCGTCAATGGACTGCTGATTGCCTTTGGGCCGGACGCGCGGCCGGTCAATCTGTCCTATAGCTTCGACAGCTACGAGCTGGGCCCGTTGATCCTCGACAAGGTGCGAGTGCTGGCGGCTTGCGCCGCGCTCGCGGTCTCGGCGCTCCTATTTCTGTTCTTTCGCTACACGCGCACCGGAACCGCGATCCGCGCCTGCGCCGATAATCTCACAGGCGCGGCCGTTGTCGGGCTCAACGTCAAACAACTCTATGCCGTCACGTTCGGGGTTGGCTTCGTCTGCATCGGCGCCGCTGGCGCCTTGATGGAGACGATTGCCGACGCCTCTCCGAGCCTCGGCCCGTCCTACACCTTGATGGCCTTTGTCATCGTCATCATCGGCGGCTTGGGCTCCATGGCCGGCGCCTTGGTCGGCGGTGTCCTGATTGGCGTGTCGGAAGCGCTCGCGGGTTTCTTCATTCAGCCGTCGATGAAAAGCATGTTCTCCTTCGGCTTGCTAATTCTGGTGCTGATCCTGCGCCCCCAAGGCCTCATGGGGCGCCGCCTATGA
- a CDS encoding GntR family transcriptional regulator gives MTTAKDDTLAVRISKVLAERIIAGAIAPGVRLGQDHIAEEFGASHVPVREAFRRLEAQGLVVSEPRRGVRVAGFTVEEVKEVAEMRAALEVLALRHAAPHLTKALLDQAEEATRAGDKATDVQAWEQANRHFHRLILTPCAMPRLLKAIDDLHTASARFLFSGWRAEWEAPTDRDHRAILTALRAGQVETAGLVLGRHVQTIGQKPWQTSRLRSTARS, from the coding sequence ATGACGACAGCCAAAGACGACACGCTCGCGGTGCGGATCAGCAAGGTACTGGCCGAGCGCATTATCGCGGGCGCCATCGCGCCGGGCGTGAGGCTCGGCCAAGACCATATTGCCGAGGAATTTGGCGCCAGCCATGTGCCGGTACGCGAAGCTTTTCGCCGTCTCGAGGCGCAGGGGCTCGTCGTCAGCGAGCCGCGCCGGGGCGTTCGGGTGGCTGGTTTCACCGTCGAAGAGGTCAAGGAGGTCGCGGAAATGCGCGCCGCGCTGGAAGTGCTGGCGCTGCGTCATGCTGCGCCGCATCTGACTAAGGCTTTGTTAGATCAGGCGGAAGAGGCGACGCGGGCCGGCGACAAGGCCACCGATGTGCAGGCCTGGGAGCAGGCTAACCGGCATTTCCACCGCCTCATCCTGACGCCCTGCGCTATGCCACGCCTGTTGAAGGCGATCGACGACCTGCACACTGCCAGCGCCCGCTTCCTGTTTTCAGGTTGGCGGGCCGAATGGGAGGCGCCGACCGATCGGGATCATCGGGCGATTCTCACTGCGCTGCGGGCCGGGCAGGTGGAGACGGCCGGATTGGTGCTTGGCCGACATGTCCAAACGATCGGCCAGAAGCCCTGGCAAACCAGTCGCTTGCGCTCCACCGCGCGCAGCTGA
- a CDS encoding branched-chain amino acid ABC transporter permease, with product MNTLWTQMPRHGIWLGLLLLLAFIVAPFVVDRYLLSVLILVLYFAYLGQAWNLLMGFAGQLSLGHALYLGLGAYTATTLWLLFGIGPWIGVFIAIAVAASAGLIVGWLGWRFGVEGVYFALLTIAFAEFTRIGFDHLQITGASGGLFLPVSPTAHDWWNLNGGVGFFYYVALALAVAATALVAWLRQSPLGYRWLAVREDPLAAQAVGIDVFRVRMIAMLISAGMTSVGGVFYGFYYRNLFPSQIFDISRSIELILAPIIGGLGTIFGPIVGAIILTPLGEGLTTFIQSSGLNVPGAKSIFYGLILMIIISLRPSGVWPWLARYLRLDRAGK from the coding sequence ATGAATACGCTTTGGACGCAGATGCCCCGGCACGGGATATGGCTTGGTCTGCTGCTGTTGCTGGCTTTCATCGTGGCGCCATTTGTCGTCGACCGCTATCTGCTGTCGGTTCTCATCCTGGTGCTTTATTTCGCCTATCTCGGCCAGGCGTGGAATCTGCTGATGGGCTTCGCCGGCCAATTGTCGCTTGGCCACGCCCTTTACCTGGGCCTCGGCGCCTATACAGCGACGACGCTCTGGCTGCTGTTCGGCATCGGTCCCTGGATCGGCGTCTTTATTGCCATCGCCGTTGCCGCGTCAGCCGGACTGATCGTCGGCTGGCTCGGTTGGCGTTTCGGTGTCGAAGGTGTCTATTTCGCCCTGCTCACCATCGCCTTCGCTGAATTCACGCGCATCGGCTTCGACCATCTGCAAATCACGGGTGCTTCCGGCGGCCTGTTCCTGCCCGTCAGCCCAACGGCGCACGATTGGTGGAATCTGAACGGCGGCGTCGGCTTTTTCTACTATGTGGCGCTGGCGCTGGCTGTGGCGGCAACGGCGCTCGTGGCCTGGCTGCGGCAATCCCCACTCGGCTATCGCTGGCTCGCCGTGCGTGAAGATCCGCTGGCGGCGCAGGCCGTAGGAATCGATGTCTTTCGCGTGCGCATGATCGCCATGCTGATCTCCGCCGGCATGACCTCTGTCGGTGGCGTCTTTTATGGCTTCTACTATCGCAACCTGTTTCCGTCGCAGATCTTCGACATTAGCCGTTCAATCGAGCTGATTCTCGCGCCGATCATCGGTGGACTGGGAACGATCTTCGGCCCGATCGTTGGCGCCATCATTCTGACGCCCTTGGGAGAAGGCCTCACGACCTTCATCCAAAGCTCGGGCCTGAACGTTCCCGGCGCCAAATCGATCTTCTACGGCCTCATCCTCATGATCATCATTTCGCTGCGGCCCTCAGGCGTCTGGCCCTGGCTCGCCCGCTATCTTCGCCTCGACAGAGCAGGCAAATGA
- a CDS encoding ABC transporter ATP-binding protein, with protein MLTVENLDVFYGDAQALDDVSLEVEAGTIVAIVGANGAGKTSLIRTIGGMIKPADGRIRFHDKEIAGLPSHLVCNLGIGQVAEGRQVFPSLTVAENLDMGAMLPRARASRARNRERVEAMFPKLSERLGQAAGTLSGGEQQMLAIGRCLMGEPELIMFDEPSLGLAPSIVHDVLKAIRALNAAGMTCVLVEQNVAVSLKIANRAYVLENGRVTLSGTGAELLADERVRQAYLGL; from the coding sequence ATGCTCACAGTCGAAAACCTCGATGTCTTCTATGGTGACGCCCAGGCTCTCGACGATGTCAGCCTCGAAGTCGAAGCCGGCACCATCGTCGCCATCGTCGGCGCCAACGGCGCCGGCAAGACTTCGCTGATCCGCACCATCGGTGGCATGATCAAGCCAGCGGACGGCCGCATCCGCTTCCACGACAAGGAGATCGCCGGCCTGCCGAGCCATCTCGTCTGCAATCTCGGCATCGGCCAGGTGGCCGAAGGGCGACAGGTGTTCCCCTCGCTCACCGTGGCAGAGAATCTCGACATGGGCGCCATGCTGCCGCGCGCGCGGGCCAGCCGCGCCCGCAATCGCGAGCGGGTCGAAGCGATGTTCCCGAAATTGTCGGAGCGCCTCGGCCAGGCCGCCGGTACGCTGTCGGGCGGCGAACAACAGATGCTGGCCATCGGCCGCTGCCTGATGGGCGAGCCAGAGCTGATCATGTTCGACGAGCCGTCACTCGGCCTCGCCCCTTCCATCGTCCACGACGTGTTGAAAGCCATCCGCGCGCTCAACGCCGCCGGCATGACCTGTGTGCTGGTCGAGCAGAATGTCGCCGTATCGCTGAAGATCGCCAACCGCGCCTATGTGCTCGAAAACGGCCGCGTCACCCTATCGGGCACCGGCGCCGAACTGCTCGCCGACGAACGTGTGCGCCAGGCCTATCTCGGGCTTTAG